A genomic stretch from Caulobacter sp. FWC2 includes:
- a CDS encoding 3-hydroxybutyryl-CoA dehydrogenase, whose amino-acid sequence MSEIKTVGVIGAGQMGSGIAHVVALAGYDVRLHDVSRDRIDAGLALIEKNMARQVGRGIIDDAAMKAALARISAAESLEAIGATDLAIEAATENEEVKKSIFRSLQPHLKPDTLLASNTSSISITRLASATDRPERFIGLHFMNPVPLMKLVEIIRGIATDVPTYETAVAFAKSLGKITSNAEDFPAFIVNRVLVPMINEAIYTLYEGVGTVDAIDTAMKLGANHPMGPLELGDFIGLDTVLSIMNVLHEGLADSKYRPCPLLVKYVEAGWLGKKTGRGFYDYRGEVPVPTR is encoded by the coding sequence ATGAGTGAAATCAAGACGGTCGGCGTCATCGGCGCGGGCCAGATGGGGTCCGGCATCGCGCATGTCGTCGCCCTCGCCGGCTACGACGTGCGTCTCCATGACGTCTCGCGCGATCGGATCGACGCGGGCCTGGCCCTGATCGAGAAGAACATGGCCCGCCAGGTCGGCCGCGGCATCATCGACGACGCCGCGATGAAGGCGGCCCTGGCCCGCATCTCGGCGGCCGAGAGCCTGGAGGCCATCGGCGCGACCGACCTTGCGATCGAGGCCGCCACCGAGAACGAGGAGGTCAAGAAGTCGATCTTCCGCAGCCTGCAGCCGCACCTCAAGCCCGATACGCTGCTGGCCTCGAACACCTCGTCGATCTCGATCACCCGCCTGGCCTCGGCCACGGATCGTCCCGAGCGCTTCATCGGCCTGCACTTCATGAACCCCGTGCCGCTGATGAAGCTGGTGGAGATCATCCGCGGCATCGCCACGGACGTTCCGACCTATGAAACGGCCGTGGCCTTCGCCAAGTCGCTGGGCAAGATCACCAGCAACGCCGAGGACTTCCCCGCCTTCATCGTCAACCGCGTTCTGGTGCCGATGATCAACGAGGCGATCTACACCCTGTACGAAGGGGTCGGCACGGTCGACGCCATCGACACGGCGATGAAGCTGGGCGCCAACCATCCGATGGGCCCGCTTGAGCTGGGCGACTTCATCGGTCTGGACACCGTGCTGAGCATCATGAACGTGCTCCACGAGGGCCTGGCCGACAGCAAGTACCGCCCCTGCCCGCTTCTGGTGAAGTATGTCGAGGCTGGCTGGCTGGGCAAGAAGACCGGCCGCGGCTTCTACGACTATCGCGGCGAAGTCCCGGTTCCGACCCGCTAA
- a CDS encoding lysine-2,3-aminomutase-like protein: MPPPSSTLAKTLRDARSLTEAGLIAPERLPALEAVAARYAVAITPAMAELIDPADANDPIARQFVPSPEELVSSPGEDGDPIGDAVHSPVEGIVHRYRDRVLLKPTHTCAVYCRFCFRREMVGPEGLANLTPAQLDAAFAYIAGRPEIWEVIVTGGDPFVLSPRRLADLMDRLEAIPHVRIVRFHTRVPAVDPEAVTDDLVAALKRSSKTVYVALHANHARELTPAARAACARIVDGGIPMVSQTVLLRGVNDDAEVLAELMRAFVETRIRPYYLHHGDHAPGTAHLRTTLAEGQAIMKALRGTVSGLAQPTYVLDIPGGHGKVPVGPNYVAKGLGGDAIEDPDGVVRAYPPTA, translated from the coding sequence ATGCCGCCCCCCTCTTCGACCTTGGCGAAAACCCTCCGCGACGCCCGGTCCCTGACCGAGGCCGGACTGATCGCGCCCGAGCGCCTGCCGGCGCTGGAGGCGGTGGCGGCGCGCTATGCCGTGGCGATCACGCCGGCGATGGCCGAGTTGATCGATCCGGCCGACGCCAATGATCCGATCGCCCGGCAGTTCGTCCCATCCCCCGAGGAGCTGGTCAGCAGCCCTGGCGAGGACGGCGACCCGATCGGTGACGCCGTCCACAGCCCGGTCGAGGGGATCGTCCATCGCTATCGCGACCGGGTGCTGCTGAAGCCGACCCACACTTGCGCGGTCTATTGCCGGTTCTGTTTCCGTCGCGAGATGGTCGGGCCCGAGGGTCTGGCGAACCTGACCCCGGCCCAGCTGGACGCCGCCTTCGCCTATATCGCCGGCCGGCCGGAGATCTGGGAGGTCATCGTCACGGGCGGAGACCCCTTCGTCCTGTCGCCCCGTCGCCTGGCCGATCTGATGGACCGGCTGGAGGCGATCCCCCACGTCAGGATCGTGCGCTTTCACACGCGCGTGCCCGCCGTCGATCCCGAGGCCGTCACCGACGATCTGGTCGCGGCGCTGAAGCGCTCAAGCAAGACCGTCTATGTCGCCCTGCACGCCAACCACGCCCGCGAACTGACCCCGGCCGCCCGCGCCGCCTGCGCCCGGATCGTCGACGGCGGGATCCCGATGGTCAGCCAGACGGTGCTCCTGCGGGGCGTCAATGACGACGCCGAGGTGCTGGCCGAGCTGATGCGGGCCTTCGTCGAGACCCGGATCCGCCCCTACTACCTGCACCACGGCGACCACGCTCCGGGCACCGCCCACCTGCGCACGACGCTGGCCGAGGGTCAGGCGATCATGAAAGCCTTGCGCGGAACGGTCTCGGGCCTGGCCCAGCCGACCTATGTCCTCGACATCCCCGGCGGCCACGGCAAGGTCCCGGTCGGACCGAACTATGTCGCAAAGGGGCTCGGGGGGGACGCGATCGAGGACCCGGACGGCGTGGTCCGCGCCTATCCGCCCACGGCGTGA
- the epmA gene encoding EF-P lysine aminoacylase EpmA, with the protein MSQTSSTWWRGDVHADRRPFLLARNRITKAFRAWFDDQGFEEVEAAALQVSPGNEAHLHAFATQALTISGEASPLYLHTSPEFACKKLLAAGEEKIFSLGKVWRNRERGPLHHLEFTMLEWYRAGAPYQTLMDDCATLLALAAETAGTTRFNFRGMACDPFAEPERLSVAEAFERHAGVDLLASVAADGATDRDALAAAARAAGIRVADDDGWADVFSRIIVEKVEPRLGEGRATVLCEYPISEAALARPKDADPRVAERFELYACGVELANAFGELTDPAEQRRRFMIEMDEKARIYGERYPLDEDFLAALEHMPEASGSALGFDRLVLLATGARRIEDVIWTPVAEG; encoded by the coding sequence TTGTCCCAGACCTCTTCCACGTGGTGGCGCGGCGACGTCCACGCCGACCGCCGCCCGTTCCTGCTGGCCCGCAACCGCATCACCAAGGCTTTCCGCGCCTGGTTCGACGACCAGGGATTCGAGGAGGTCGAGGCCGCCGCCCTGCAGGTCTCGCCGGGCAACGAAGCGCACCTGCACGCCTTTGCCACCCAGGCCCTGACGATCTCGGGCGAGGCCAGTCCGCTCTACCTGCACACCTCGCCGGAGTTCGCCTGCAAGAAGCTTCTGGCGGCGGGCGAGGAGAAGATCTTCAGCCTGGGCAAGGTGTGGCGCAACCGCGAGCGCGGGCCGCTGCACCATCTCGAATTCACCATGCTGGAATGGTACCGGGCAGGCGCGCCCTACCAGACCCTGATGGACGACTGCGCGACCCTGCTGGCCCTGGCGGCCGAGACGGCGGGAACCACGCGCTTCAACTTCCGGGGCATGGCCTGCGATCCGTTCGCCGAGCCCGAGCGACTGTCCGTGGCCGAGGCCTTCGAGCGCCACGCCGGCGTCGATCTCCTGGCCAGCGTCGCCGCCGATGGCGCGACCGATCGTGACGCCCTGGCCGCCGCCGCCCGCGCCGCCGGGATCCGGGTGGCCGATGACGACGGCTGGGCCGACGTCTTCAGTCGGATCATCGTCGAGAAGGTCGAGCCTCGTCTCGGCGAAGGCCGCGCCACGGTGCTGTGCGAATATCCGATCTCCGAAGCGGCCCTGGCCCGTCCCAAGGACGCCGACCCGCGCGTGGCCGAACGGTTCGAGCTCTATGCCTGCGGGGTCGAGCTGGCCAACGCCTTCGGAGAGCTCACCGACCCGGCCGAGCAGCGCCGCCGGTTCATGATCGAGATGGACGAGAAGGCCCGCATCTACGGCGAGCGCTATCCGCTCGACGAGGACTTCCTGGCCGCCCTGGAGCACATGCCCGAGGCGTCGGGGTCAGCGCTCGGCTTCGACCGCCTGGTCCTCTTGGCCACCGGCGCGCGGCGGATCGAGGACGTGATCTGGACGCCGGTGGCGGAGGGCTAG
- the efp gene encoding elongation factor P: protein MKVAASSLRKGAVVDMDGKLYVVLTVDNIHPGKGTPVTQLNMRRISDGVKVSERYRTTEQVERAFVDQRDHTFLYQDGDGYHFMNPETFDQVVATEDVIGDAAPYLQENMIVQLSTHNDVPIAIELPRTMILEIVDTEPSVKGQTASSSYKPALLSNGVKTTVPPYITVGTRVVILTEDNSYQERAKD from the coding sequence GTGAAGGTCGCAGCCAGCTCGCTCCGCAAAGGCGCCGTCGTCGACATGGACGGCAAGCTCTACGTCGTCCTGACGGTCGACAACATCCACCCCGGCAAGGGCACCCCGGTGACCCAGCTGAACATGCGCCGCATCTCGGATGGCGTGAAGGTTTCGGAACGCTACCGCACGACCGAGCAGGTCGAGCGCGCCTTCGTTGACCAGCGTGACCACACCTTCCTGTACCAGGACGGCGACGGCTATCACTTCATGAACCCGGAAACCTTCGACCAGGTCGTGGCCACCGAGGACGTGATCGGCGACGCCGCGCCGTACCTGCAGGAAAACATGATCGTGCAGCTGTCGACGCACAACGACGTGCCGATCGCCATCGAACTGCCGCGCACCATGATCCTCGAGATCGTCGACACCGAACCGTCGGTGAAGGGCCAGACCGCCTCGTCGTCCTACAAGCCGGCCCTGCTGAGCAACGGCGTCAAGACGACCGTCCCGCCCTACATCACGGTCGGCACTCGCGTCGTGATCCTGACGGAAGACAATTCGTATCAGGAACGCGCCAAGGACTAA
- a CDS encoding TonB-dependent receptor codes for MQISKTSRRQAGLWCGAAMLALLATGAHAAETAAANPAPTAAPETESTSVEQVIITSQRETRSAVAMEAQQIQRVLPGASPLKAIQFLPGVVYRTADPWGNNEQNLSLFVHGFSTQQLGFTMDGVPLGDQQYGNYNGLSVSRAVTSENVSRVTLSSGAGSLGVASTSNLGGAIETFSRDPSAERGLNIRQTVGSNETSRTFVRLDSGDLGNGWKGYISYLRQDAKAWDFDGHQRGHQVNLKLVREGEHGVFTFYADWQMKVEPNEDATAMGNQQTAAAAGFTPYSRPFLYPNLAACTSTLTGGPGTPPPAQGNNFSNCFSAAQREDILSYAKYAWTPVEGFTWTNQVYFHYNFGRGIVAGPVNNAGLPALFAAYYPSLIVGGSPTSAGSLQNLVNLFGGSGNEVRTTEYHINRPGAISTVEWTLGDHQIKGGVWFEHNEPTQQRAWYPFTADNNDLTPYDVPRGKKALVQYAAEFFTNDVQLHLQDQWRVTPKLLLQAGFKSSLQDATGKFPINQVNLPTAAVPVHYPTGSITSNKWFLPQAGLLWDASENDQVFVNVQQNMRQFIPYGAGSNFYGFSPWSLGTQAAFELFKTTVKPETAWTYEAGLRTRREVSLGPITGVEGQINVYNVKFKNRLLNIAPFNFINPAPAILANVGGVTTKGVDVAGTLKFGPHFQLYNALSYNESKYDQDYQSGTTVVGGVTQPVTVATGGKYVPLTPKWMNKTIARMTYGAFDAQISGDYVGKRFVTYLNDLSVKSMMLVDLQAGYTFDMTDKGFVKGLRLTGNVTNLFDKKGVSTAGVTGNSGGYTAFPQAPRMGFVTLSADF; via the coding sequence ATGCAAATTTCGAAGACTTCCAGGCGTCAGGCCGGGCTGTGGTGTGGCGCGGCCATGCTGGCCCTTCTGGCCACGGGCGCTCACGCCGCCGAGACGGCCGCCGCCAACCCGGCGCCAACCGCCGCGCCCGAAACCGAGTCGACCAGCGTCGAGCAGGTCATCATCACCAGCCAGCGCGAGACGCGTTCGGCGGTGGCCATGGAAGCCCAGCAGATCCAGCGCGTCCTGCCCGGCGCCAGCCCCCTGAAGGCCATCCAGTTCCTGCCTGGCGTCGTCTATCGGACCGCTGACCCGTGGGGCAACAACGAGCAGAACCTGTCGCTGTTCGTCCACGGCTTCTCGACCCAGCAGCTGGGCTTCACCATGGACGGCGTGCCGCTGGGCGACCAGCAGTACGGCAATTATAACGGCCTGTCGGTCTCGCGCGCCGTCACCAGCGAAAACGTGTCGCGCGTGACGCTGTCGTCGGGCGCCGGTTCGCTGGGCGTGGCGTCGACCAGCAACCTGGGCGGCGCGATCGAGACCTTCAGCCGCGATCCGTCGGCCGAGCGCGGCCTCAACATCCGTCAGACGGTCGGCAGCAACGAGACCAGCCGCACCTTCGTGCGCCTCGACAGCGGCGATCTGGGCAATGGCTGGAAGGGCTACATCTCGTACCTGCGCCAGGACGCCAAGGCCTGGGACTTCGACGGCCATCAGCGCGGCCACCAGGTGAACCTGAAGCTGGTCCGCGAAGGCGAGCACGGCGTGTTCACCTTCTATGCCGACTGGCAGATGAAGGTTGAGCCGAACGAGGACGCCACCGCGATGGGCAATCAGCAGACCGCCGCAGCGGCCGGCTTCACGCCCTATAGCCGCCCGTTCCTCTATCCGAACCTGGCGGCCTGCACGAGCACCCTGACGGGCGGTCCGGGCACCCCGCCGCCGGCCCAGGGCAACAACTTCTCGAACTGCTTCAGCGCCGCCCAGCGCGAGGACATCCTGTCCTACGCCAAGTACGCCTGGACCCCCGTCGAGGGCTTCACCTGGACCAACCAGGTCTATTTCCACTACAATTTTGGCCGCGGCATCGTCGCCGGCCCGGTCAACAACGCCGGCCTGCCCGCGCTGTTCGCCGCCTACTATCCCAGCCTGATCGTCGGCGGCTCGCCGACCAGCGCCGGCAGCCTGCAGAACCTGGTCAACCTGTTTGGCGGCAGCGGCAACGAGGTGCGCACGACCGAGTACCACATCAACCGGCCGGGCGCGATTTCGACGGTCGAGTGGACCCTGGGCGACCACCAGATCAAGGGCGGCGTCTGGTTCGAGCACAACGAACCGACCCAGCAACGCGCCTGGTACCCCTTCACCGCCGACAACAACGACCTGACGCCGTACGACGTGCCGCGCGGCAAGAAGGCCCTGGTCCAGTACGCGGCCGAGTTCTTCACCAACGACGTCCAGCTGCACCTGCAGGACCAATGGCGGGTGACGCCGAAGCTGCTGTTGCAGGCGGGCTTCAAGTCCAGCCTGCAGGACGCCACCGGCAAGTTCCCGATCAACCAGGTGAACCTGCCGACGGCGGCGGTGCCCGTGCACTATCCGACCGGCAGCATCACCTCGAACAAGTGGTTCCTGCCGCAGGCCGGCCTGCTGTGGGACGCCAGCGAGAACGACCAGGTGTTCGTCAACGTCCAGCAGAACATGCGCCAGTTCATCCCGTACGGCGCGGGCAGCAACTTCTACGGCTTCTCGCCGTGGAGCCTGGGCACCCAGGCCGCCTTCGAGCTGTTCAAGACGACCGTGAAGCCGGAAACCGCCTGGACCTATGAAGCCGGCCTGCGCACCCGTCGCGAGGTCAGCCTCGGCCCGATCACGGGCGTCGAAGGCCAGATCAACGTCTACAATGTGAAGTTCAAGAACCGCCTGCTGAACATCGCGCCGTTCAACTTCATCAACCCGGCGCCGGCCATCCTGGCCAATGTCGGCGGCGTCACCACCAAGGGCGTCGACGTGGCCGGCACGCTGAAGTTCGGCCCGCACTTCCAGCTCTACAACGCCCTGTCGTACAATGAATCCAAGTACGATCAGGACTACCAGTCGGGCACGACGGTCGTGGGCGGCGTGACCCAGCCGGTCACCGTGGCGACCGGCGGCAAGTACGTGCCGCTGACGCCGAAGTGGATGAACAAGACGATCGCCCGCATGACCTACGGCGCCTTCGACGCCCAGATCAGCGGCGACTATGTCGGCAAGCGCTTCGTCACCTACCTGAACGACCTGTCGGTCAAGTCGATGATGCTGGTCGACCTGCAGGCCGGCTACACCTTCGACATGACGGACAAGGGCTTCGTGAAGGGCCTGCGCCTGACGGGCAACGTCACCAACCTGTTCGACAAGAAGGGCGTCTCGACGGCCGGCGTGACGGGCAATTCGGGCGGCTACACGGCCTTCCCGCAAGCCCCGCGCATGGGCTTCGTCACGCTGTCGGCGGATTTCTAA
- a CDS encoding ice nucleation protein, which translates to MVAGVSDSSALSSLPAARIATLSAAALAEAPPSEFAKLTKAQVAAISATAISGLTAEQFARFDKTQLSALTTTQLPRLSSAVAFSADQLKLLNAVQVQALSGTTIAQLSTTTLDSLALTQIVALSSAAVSALSRDQVQSLSLAQVRSLTPTQLRQLPASDIGEFSNQQLSALSATQIGGLTQTQFASLSADQVKALSPAQFAGLSVPTLKGLSADAIALTTPEQWAAASTLQMSALTASQLKALGPERIAALKPAQIRALPSAEIGRAGADFLNQLTPAQIAGLTGNHTSGLSVTAVDALKPELLAAMDPVAIGGLSATAFSSLDATHVAALTASQIARLRTEQLKGLNGDDFNEFTRAQLKAFTAAQIRELPPERLAAMSDENFAAFTPTQIKALLPLQVKALSTSDLAAMTSEQVGAMTFDQIGALSGTQFATLRSVASLTSLQLKGVTATQMKALTPTDIGRLTATEVAALSATQVGGLTPEALSALNATQSARLNVVQMRGLTTTQLKGLTDGDVDELSAAQIGALDGTQVGVLVPHLSTTAVSILGSTQVGKMSTTALDSLSTAQIAALGAAQLRGLTTDQMAGLPSDVASNLTATQLGSLNASQLGALSVTNLGRLSPESLQQLTSAQLRGLTSTQLKGFATTMFGVLAPTQIAALTGIQLGALSPETIGNLNATQWAGLAITQVQGLTATQLGGLDATDLTYLSTTQWTGLRASQLAGLSGTAAAAIETERLRLLTPAQIGGLSATAFSALDAARVAALTTTQIGGLNATQLRGLTPEDIGELSTTQVGAIAASQLGGLSATDVAALKPDQLAALSTAQVRALVPSQISALQSTQLGGLSATQLASLSSIQVGALASDALPALSATQVAGFTSAQLAGLSTTQAGSMTGDQLSALAVTQVGSLSSSFLSALTPTAFAALSATQVARLSAAQVQSLSTTQIASLSTTDFAELSATQVDGLTPSQLGALSTTNVGGLSTTAIADLTAAQFAGLSPTQLAVLPDSVFKGRLSTLSATQMAGLSGAFIANLTSTEVANLNPTQLGALSPTAFAALGTSRLTSLTTSQVTGLSTTQVASLDATAFGALSTTQVAVLSGTQIGAVSGDILSALDATQFARLTTAQVRGLTTSQIERFSSADIGEFTASQIGALGAGQLESFSAADISALNITQVAALSAGQISALTPVQVRGLTPTDIGEFNRTQVAALTNTQISALSLAALNGMSNDQFGSLSATQVRGFSGEQLTAFGAEGLARLSGAQLGALTTTQVGQLPAVSIRSLTGDQIGQIMPSQISGFTSEQIAAFSPSQLSGLSRAQVNKLTAAQLDAMSPAQLEAIGL; encoded by the coding sequence ATGGTGGCCGGCGTTTCCGATAGCTCGGCCCTCTCCAGCCTGCCCGCGGCCCGCATCGCGACACTGAGCGCCGCGGCCCTGGCCGAGGCTCCGCCGTCTGAATTCGCCAAGCTGACCAAGGCTCAGGTCGCGGCGATCTCGGCTACGGCCATAAGCGGCCTGACCGCCGAGCAGTTCGCCAGGTTCGACAAGACCCAGCTGTCGGCCCTGACCACTACCCAGCTGCCGCGCTTGTCCTCGGCCGTCGCCTTCAGCGCCGATCAGTTGAAACTGCTGAACGCCGTTCAGGTGCAGGCCCTGTCGGGCACGACGATCGCGCAGCTCAGCACCACCACTCTGGACAGCCTGGCCCTGACCCAGATCGTCGCCCTGTCCTCGGCGGCGGTCTCGGCCCTGTCGCGCGACCAGGTCCAGAGCCTGTCGCTGGCCCAGGTGCGGTCCTTGACCCCGACCCAGCTGCGGCAGCTGCCCGCGTCCGACATCGGCGAGTTCAGCAACCAGCAGCTCTCGGCCCTCAGCGCCACCCAGATCGGCGGCCTGACCCAGACGCAGTTCGCCAGCCTGTCGGCCGATCAGGTCAAGGCTCTGAGCCCCGCCCAGTTCGCCGGCCTGTCGGTGCCGACCCTTAAAGGCCTGAGCGCCGACGCCATCGCCCTGACGACCCCCGAACAGTGGGCCGCCGCCAGCACCCTGCAGATGTCGGCCCTGACCGCCAGCCAGCTCAAGGCCCTGGGCCCCGAGCGGATCGCCGCGCTGAAGCCGGCCCAGATCCGCGCCCTGCCTTCCGCCGAGATCGGCCGCGCCGGGGCCGATTTCCTGAACCAGCTGACGCCGGCCCAGATCGCCGGCCTGACCGGCAACCACACGAGCGGCCTGTCGGTCACCGCGGTCGACGCCCTCAAGCCCGAACTGCTGGCGGCCATGGACCCGGTGGCGATCGGCGGGCTGTCGGCCACGGCCTTCTCCAGTCTCGACGCCACCCATGTGGCCGCGCTCACCGCCAGCCAGATCGCCCGCCTGCGGACCGAGCAGCTGAAGGGCCTGAACGGCGACGACTTCAACGAGTTCACGCGCGCCCAGCTGAAGGCCTTCACCGCCGCCCAGATCCGCGAGCTGCCGCCCGAGCGGCTGGCGGCGATGTCGGACGAGAACTTCGCCGCATTCACCCCGACCCAGATCAAGGCCCTGCTGCCGCTGCAGGTGAAGGCGCTGTCGACCAGCGACCTGGCCGCCATGACGTCCGAACAGGTCGGGGCCATGACCTTCGACCAGATCGGCGCCCTGTCGGGAACCCAGTTCGCGACGCTGCGTAGCGTCGCCTCGCTCACCAGTCTGCAGCTGAAGGGCGTCACGGCCACGCAGATGAAGGCGCTGACGCCCACCGACATCGGCCGGCTGACCGCCACCGAGGTGGCCGCGCTGAGCGCCACGCAGGTCGGCGGCCTGACGCCCGAGGCGCTGTCGGCCCTGAACGCCACCCAGTCGGCCCGGCTCAACGTCGTGCAGATGCGCGGCCTGACGACCACCCAGCTGAAGGGCCTGACGGACGGCGACGTCGACGAGCTGAGCGCGGCCCAGATCGGCGCGCTGGACGGGACCCAGGTCGGCGTCCTGGTCCCGCACCTGTCGACCACGGCCGTCAGCATCCTGGGCAGCACCCAGGTCGGCAAGATGTCGACCACGGCGCTGGACAGCCTGAGCACCGCCCAGATCGCGGCCCTGGGCGCCGCCCAACTGCGCGGTCTGACCACCGACCAGATGGCCGGTCTGCCGTCCGACGTCGCCTCCAACCTGACCGCCACCCAGCTGGGCAGCCTGAACGCCAGCCAGCTGGGCGCGCTGTCGGTGACCAATCTGGGCCGCTTGAGCCCCGAGAGCCTGCAGCAGCTGACCAGCGCCCAGTTGCGCGGCCTGACGTCGACGCAGCTGAAGGGTTTCGCGACGACGATGTTCGGCGTCCTGGCTCCCACCCAGATCGCCGCCCTGACCGGCATACAGCTAGGGGCCCTGAGCCCGGAGACGATCGGCAATCTCAACGCCACCCAATGGGCGGGGCTGGCGATCACCCAGGTGCAGGGCCTCACCGCCACTCAGCTGGGCGGCCTGGACGCGACCGACCTCACCTATCTCAGCACCACCCAGTGGACCGGCCTGCGCGCCAGCCAGCTGGCGGGCCTGAGCGGCACGGCGGCGGCGGCGATCGAGACGGAACGTCTGCGCCTGCTGACCCCCGCCCAGATCGGCGGCCTGTCGGCGACCGCCTTCTCGGCCCTGGACGCCGCGCGTGTCGCGGCCCTGACCACCACGCAGATCGGCGGCCTGAACGCCACCCAGTTGCGCGGCCTGACGCCTGAGGACATCGGCGAGCTCAGCACAACCCAGGTTGGCGCCATCGCCGCGTCGCAGCTGGGCGGCCTCTCGGCTACGGACGTGGCGGCCCTCAAGCCCGACCAGCTGGCCGCCCTGAGCACCGCCCAGGTCCGCGCCCTGGTCCCGTCGCAGATCTCGGCCCTGCAATCGACCCAGCTCGGCGGGCTGTCGGCCACCCAGCTGGCGTCGCTCAGTTCGATCCAGGTCGGGGCCCTGGCCAGCGACGCCTTGCCGGCGCTGAGCGCCACCCAGGTGGCCGGGTTCACCTCGGCGCAGCTCGCGGGCCTTTCGACCACCCAGGCGGGGAGCATGACCGGCGATCAGCTGTCCGCCCTGGCCGTCACCCAGGTCGGCAGCCTCTCCAGTTCGTTCCTGTCGGCCCTGACGCCCACGGCCTTCGCCGCGCTCAGCGCCACCCAGGTGGCCCGCTTGTCGGCGGCGCAGGTGCAGAGCCTCAGCACCACCCAGATCGCAAGCCTGTCGACCACCGACTTCGCAGAGCTATCCGCCACCCAGGTCGACGGCCTGACTCCCTCGCAGCTGGGCGCGCTGTCGACAACCAACGTCGGCGGCCTGAGCACGACGGCCATTGCGGACCTCACGGCCGCCCAGTTCGCGGGCCTGTCGCCGACCCAGCTCGCGGTGTTGCCCGACAGCGTCTTCAAGGGCCGCCTGTCGACGCTCAGCGCCACCCAGATGGCGGGCCTGTCTGGCGCGTTCATCGCCAACCTCACCTCGACCGAGGTCGCCAACCTGAACCCGACCCAGCTGGGGGCCCTGTCGCCCACGGCCTTCGCGGCCCTGGGAACCTCGCGCCTGACCAGCCTGACCACCAGCCAGGTCACGGGCCTGTCGACTACCCAGGTGGCCAGCCTCGACGCCACCGCCTTCGGGGCGCTGAGCACAACCCAGGTGGCCGTGTTGTCCGGGACGCAGATCGGCGCGGTCAGCGGCGACATTCTCTCGGCCCTGGACGCCACCCAGTTCGCCCGCCTGACCACCGCCCAGGTGCGCGGCCTGACGACCAGCCAGATCGAGCGGTTCAGCAGCGCCGACATCGGCGAGTTCACCGCCAGCCAGATCGGCGCCCTGGGCGCCGGCCAGCTGGAAAGCTTCTCAGCCGCCGACATCTCGGCCCTGAACATCACCCAGGTGGCGGCCCTCTCGGCCGGCCAGATCTCGGCGCTGACGCCGGTGCAGGTGCGCGGCCTGACCCCAACCGACATCGGCGAGTTCAACCGCACCCAGGTCGCGGCCCTGACCAACACCCAGATCAGCGCGCTGTCGCTGGCGGCGCTGAACGGCATGAGCAACGATCAGTTCGGCAGCCTGTCGGCGACCCAGGTGCGCGGCTTCTCGGGCGAACAGCTGACGGCGTTTGGGGCCGAGGGCCTGGCGCGTCTGTCCGGCGCCCAGCTCGGAGCCCTGACCACCACCCAGGTCGGCCAGCTGCCGGCCGTGTCGATCCGCAGCCTGACCGGCGATCAGATCGGCCAGATCATGCCCAGCCAGATCTCGGGCTTCACCAGCGAACAGATCGCCGCCTTCAGCCCAAGCCAGCTGAGCGGCCTGTCACGCGCCCAGGTCAACAAGCTCACCGCCGCCCAACTGGACGCCATGAGCCCCGCACAACTGGAGGCCATCGGCCTCTAA
- a CDS encoding LysR family transcriptional regulator, whose translation MNPDPPDAIDWERQRAFLAVIDTGSLSAAARQLGAAQPTVRRRIEDLEAQLGVALFTRSPSGLTPTTLGKDLAQHARAMALAAASLARAASAEAGAASGVVRITASEVVGMEVLPATLADLRETHPGLVFELALTNRSEDLLRREADIAVRMVRPTQEALVAKRVGAISLGMFAHKRVLDAWGRPTTMEQARGMPLIGYESETIGVRAVKAMGLGVDLRVEDFAFRTDNDVAQLAAIRAGLGLGICQVGLAARDPMLERVMADTFAIDLETFVVTHEDLKDVRRVRLVFDALVDGLTRYARVGI comes from the coding sequence ATGAACCCTGATCCGCCCGACGCCATTGACTGGGAGCGCCAGCGCGCCTTCCTGGCTGTGATCGACACCGGCAGCCTGTCGGCCGCCGCCCGCCAGCTGGGCGCGGCCCAGCCCACGGTGCGGCGACGGATCGAGGATCTGGAGGCCCAACTGGGCGTAGCCCTCTTCACCCGCTCGCCCTCGGGTCTGACGCCGACGACGCTGGGCAAGGACCTGGCCCAGCACGCCCGGGCCATGGCGCTGGCCGCCGCCTCCCTGGCCCGCGCTGCCTCCGCCGAGGCGGGCGCGGCGTCGGGCGTGGTGCGGATCACCGCCAGTGAGGTGGTCGGCATGGAAGTGCTGCCCGCGACCCTGGCCGACTTGCGCGAGACGCATCCGGGCCTGGTCTTTGAGCTGGCCCTGACCAATCGCAGCGAGGACCTGCTGCGCCGCGAGGCCGACATCGCCGTGCGGATGGTCCGCCCCACCCAGGAGGCGCTGGTCGCCAAGCGGGTCGGCGCCATCAGCCTCGGCATGTTCGCCCACAAGCGCGTGCTGGACGCCTGGGGCCGGCCGACGACCATGGAACAGGCGCGCGGGATGCCGTTGATCGGCTACGAGAGCGAGACGATCGGCGTTCGGGCGGTCAAGGCCATGGGCCTTGGGGTGGATCTGCGAGTCGAGGATTTCGCCTTCCGCACCGACAACGACGTGGCCCAGCTGGCGGCGATCCGGGCGGGGTTGGGCCTGGGCATCTGCCAGGTCGGCCTGGCCGCGCGCGATCCCATGCTGGAGCGGGTGATGGCCGACACCTTCGCCATCGACCTGGAGACCTTCGTGGTCACGCATGAGGATCTGAAGGACGTCCGCCGGGTGCGGCTGGTCTTCGACGCCCTGGTCGACGGCTTGACCCGCTATGCCAGAGTCGGAATATAG